The following coding sequences lie in one Azospirillum humicireducens genomic window:
- a CDS encoding Rrf2 family transcriptional regulator: MRLSTKGRYAVMAMVDLAATSQGSPVALADIAERQEISLSYLEQLFAKLRKGGLVKSVRGPGGGYLLAHPADATRVSDIILAVDEPIRTTRCANGTPQGCRTNRSRCLTHDLWEELGNQIHMYLSSVTVADVVERRIIGTSGLTLLRPAPAADSAAAAAAE, encoded by the coding sequence ATGAGACTCAGCACCAAGGGACGCTATGCCGTGATGGCGATGGTCGATCTGGCCGCCACCAGCCAGGGCAGCCCGGTCGCGCTGGCGGACATCGCGGAACGGCAGGAGATCTCGCTGTCCTACCTGGAGCAGCTGTTCGCCAAGCTGCGCAAGGGCGGGCTGGTCAAGAGCGTGCGCGGTCCCGGCGGCGGCTATCTGCTGGCCCATCCGGCCGATGCCACGCGGGTGTCCGACATCATCCTGGCGGTGGACGAGCCGATCCGCACCACCCGCTGCGCCAATGGCACGCCGCAGGGCTGCCGCACCAACCGCTCGCGGTGCCTGACCCACGACCTGTGGGAGGAGCTGGGCAACCAGATCCATATGTATCTCAGCTCCGTCACCGTAGCCGACGTGGTGGAACGGCGCATCATCGGCACCAGCGGACTGACCCTGCTGCGTCCGGCCCCGGCCGCCGACAGCGCCGCGGCGGCGGCAGCCGAGTGA
- the mlaD gene encoding outer membrane lipid asymmetry maintenance protein MlaD gives MRRNVIETVLGGVVLAVAAVFLAFAYKSADLRKVQGYDITANFTSITGLQGGADVRISGVKVGTVTGLSLDPTSYQAVVHLSVDNSVKLPKDTAAVIASESLLGGKFLSLEPGGDSDMIKPNGKIEFTQSTPGLEQLLGQVIFSLQSMSKPGDSSNGQASQAPGQAPAQPPKL, from the coding sequence ATGCGCCGGAATGTGATCGAAACCGTGCTGGGCGGCGTCGTGCTCGCCGTGGCCGCCGTGTTCCTTGCCTTCGCCTACAAAAGCGCCGATCTGCGCAAGGTGCAGGGCTATGACATCACCGCCAACTTCACCAGCATCACAGGCCTGCAGGGCGGTGCCGACGTCCGCATCAGCGGCGTGAAGGTCGGCACCGTCACCGGACTGTCGCTCGACCCCACCAGCTATCAGGCTGTGGTTCATCTGTCTGTCGACAATTCGGTGAAGCTGCCGAAGGACACCGCGGCGGTCATCGCGTCTGAAAGCCTGCTGGGCGGCAAGTTCCTGTCGCTGGAGCCGGGCGGCGATTCCGACATGATCAAGCCCAACGGCAAGATCGAGTTCACGCAGAGCACGCCGGGCCTGGAACAGCTGCTGGGTCAGGTCATCTTCTCGCTGCAGAGCATGAGCAAGCCGGGCGACTCGTCGAACGGCCAGGCTTCCCAGGCGCCGGGCCAGGCACCCGCCCAACCGCCGAAGCTCTGA
- a CDS encoding cysteine desulfurase family protein, whose translation MTILPVTPFRRTGVYLDHNATAPLKPEVKAAMGQAMDLVGNPSSVHAFGRSARRAVEEARTAVAALAGVKPAQVLFTGSGTEASNFALRGFAGRRVVTSVIEHESVLAARPDAERFGATRDGVADLEELEHRLAGATGPALVSLMLVNNETGVIQPVADAARIAHAHGALVHCDAVQAAGRLPLSLSGLGVDLMTLSAHKLGGPTGVGALILAEGLEPDALIRGGGQERRKRAGTENLLGIVGFGAAARLALDGLADAADLAVLRDRLEREALAAMPRARVMGAGAARVANTSCLMLPGLPGETQVMTLDLAGVAVSAGSACSSGKVRPSHVLAAMGEDDRSAASAIRVSLGWTTDDEAVDRFLTAWTAMARRSAPADD comes from the coding sequence GTGACCATTCTGCCCGTCACCCCGTTCCGGCGGACCGGAGTCTATCTCGACCACAACGCCACCGCCCCGCTGAAGCCGGAGGTGAAGGCGGCGATGGGTCAGGCAATGGATCTGGTCGGCAACCCGTCGTCCGTGCATGCCTTCGGTCGCAGCGCCCGGCGCGCGGTGGAGGAGGCGCGCACCGCCGTTGCCGCGCTCGCCGGAGTCAAGCCGGCACAGGTGCTGTTCACCGGCAGCGGAACGGAGGCCAGCAACTTCGCGCTGCGCGGCTTCGCCGGCCGCCGGGTGGTGACCTCGGTCATCGAGCATGAATCGGTGTTGGCCGCCCGCCCCGACGCGGAGCGTTTCGGCGCAACCCGCGACGGCGTGGCCGACCTGGAGGAGTTGGAGCACAGGCTGGCCGGCGCGACCGGACCCGCGCTGGTCTCGCTGATGCTCGTCAACAACGAGACCGGGGTGATCCAGCCGGTGGCGGATGCCGCCCGGATCGCCCATGCCCATGGCGCACTGGTCCATTGCGACGCGGTGCAGGCGGCAGGCCGGTTGCCCTTGTCGCTGTCCGGCCTCGGCGTGGACCTGATGACGCTGTCGGCCCACAAGCTGGGCGGCCCGACCGGCGTCGGCGCCCTGATCCTCGCCGAAGGGTTGGAGCCCGACGCGCTGATCCGCGGCGGCGGGCAGGAGCGGCGCAAGCGGGCCGGCACCGAGAACCTCTTGGGCATCGTCGGCTTCGGCGCCGCTGCCCGTCTTGCGCTCGACGGGCTGGCGGATGCCGCCGATCTCGCGGTTCTGCGCGACAGGCTTGAGCGGGAAGCGCTGGCCGCCATGCCGCGCGCCCGCGTGATGGGCGCCGGTGCGGCGCGCGTCGCCAACACCAGCTGCCTGATGCTGCCCGGCCTGCCCGGAGAAACCCAGGTGATGACGCTCGACCTCGCCGGAGTGGCGGTCAGCGCCGGCTCGGCCTGCTCCAGCGGCAAGGTGAGGCCGTCCCATGTGCTGGCCGCGATGGGCGAGGATGACCGGTCCGCCGCCAGCGCAATCCGCGTCAGTCTGGGCTGGACCACCGACGACGAGGCGGTCGACCGCTTCCTGACGGCCTGGACTGCAATGGCACGACGAAGCGCTCCCGCAGATGACTGA
- the epsC gene encoding serine O-acetyltransferase EpsC yields the protein MRAADYTTAGDGVFKHLREEIDGIMARDPAARSRIEVALCYPGFHAIVLHRIARRARDAGWHLTARLVSQIARSLTGIEIHPGATIGRRFFIDHGMGVVIGETAEIGDDVMLYHGVTLGGTSLNQGKRHPTLGDGVIVGAGAKILGAITIGRGARIGANAVVVADVPADTAVVGIPAKPVAPRDRAETRKFMPYGTPCGEIPDPVARALSGLLDQVTALQSRIGELEAANPPSTAAVLSRSTPTPLEAVASHPVGMQDAQGDPR from the coding sequence ATGAGAGCGGCGGACTATACCACGGCGGGTGATGGCGTGTTCAAGCATCTTCGCGAAGAGATCGACGGGATCATGGCGCGCGACCCCGCGGCGCGGTCCCGGATCGAGGTCGCGCTCTGCTACCCTGGATTTCATGCGATCGTGCTCCACCGCATTGCCCGGCGTGCCCGCGACGCCGGCTGGCACCTGACCGCCCGCCTCGTCTCGCAGATCGCCCGCTCGCTGACGGGCATCGAAATCCATCCCGGCGCCACCATCGGCCGCCGCTTCTTCATCGACCATGGCATGGGCGTCGTGATCGGCGAAACGGCGGAAATCGGCGACGATGTCATGCTCTATCATGGGGTGACGCTGGGCGGCACCTCGCTCAATCAGGGCAAGCGCCATCCGACACTGGGCGACGGCGTGATCGTCGGCGCCGGCGCCAAGATCCTGGGCGCCATCACCATCGGGCGCGGCGCGCGCATCGGCGCCAATGCCGTTGTGGTGGCCGACGTGCCGGCCGACACCGCGGTCGTCGGCATCCCGGCCAAGCCCGTCGCTCCGCGTGACCGGGCGGAAACGCGCAAATTCATGCCTTACGGCACCCCCTGCGGCGAGATCCCCGATCCGGTTGCCCGCGCGCTGTCCGGCCTGCTCGATCAGGTGACGGCGCTGCAAAGCCGTATCGGCGAACTGGAGGCGGCGAACCCGCCATCGACCGCCGCCGTACTTTCCCGTTCAACACCCACACCGCTGGAAGCGGTGGCGTCCCACCCCGTCGGGATGCAAGATGCCCAAGGAGATCCGCGATGA
- a CDS encoding NADH:ubiquinone oxidoreductase subunit NDUFA12 has protein sequence MSEPISLFTKLANIHIRYVTWRRGAKVGSDRFGNVYYRSKDTQPGTRERRWVLYAGEPDASKIPPEWHGWLHHTTKEPLPEGSSAFHKPWQKEHLPNMSGSVQAYRPPGHVLAGGKRVPATGDYEPWTPS, from the coding sequence ATGAGCGAGCCGATCTCCCTGTTCACCAAACTGGCGAACATCCACATCCGTTACGTCACGTGGCGTCGGGGCGCCAAGGTCGGCAGCGACCGCTTCGGCAACGTCTATTACCGCAGCAAGGACACCCAGCCCGGCACGCGTGAGCGCCGCTGGGTCCTGTATGCCGGTGAGCCCGACGCCTCCAAGATCCCGCCGGAATGGCACGGCTGGCTGCACCACACCACCAAGGAACCGCTGCCCGAGGGGTCGAGCGCCTTCCACAAGCCCTGGCAGAAGGAACATCTGCCCAACATGTCGGGCTCGGTCCAGGCCTATCGCCCGCCCGGCCACGTTCTGGCCGGCGGCAAGCGCGTGCCTGCCACCGGGGATTACGAGCCCTGGACGCCGAGCTGA
- a CDS encoding DUF2155 domain-containing protein: MTRLSRCLRPAARLMGAAAVLVPLAVQAAPIPNQMLERPAAKLQWLDKVTARTSTFTMKVGETKAMSSLRITLRACRENPPIETPESAAFLEVTEIKPGEQAEQVFSGWMFASSPALSAMENPIYDVWVLGCEQ, from the coding sequence GTGACGCGACTCTCGAGATGTTTGCGGCCAGCCGCCCGGCTGATGGGTGCCGCTGCGGTCCTGGTCCCGCTGGCGGTTCAGGCCGCCCCGATCCCGAACCAGATGCTGGAGCGGCCGGCGGCAAAACTGCAATGGCTGGACAAGGTGACCGCGCGAACTTCCACCTTCACCATGAAGGTGGGGGAGACGAAGGCGATGAGCAGCCTTCGCATCACGCTGCGCGCCTGCCGCGAGAACCCGCCGATCGAAACGCCGGAGTCCGCCGCCTTCCTGGAGGTAACGGAGATCAAGCCCGGCGAGCAGGCGGAACAGGTCTTCAGTGGCTGGATGTTCGCCTCCAGCCCCGCCCTGTCGGCGATGGAAAACCCGATCTACGACGTGTGGGTTCTGGGCTGCGAGCAGTGA
- a CDS encoding alpha/beta hydrolase, whose product MPEVLFNGPAGRLEGRYTHGKQPNAPVALLLHPHPQHNGTMNNKVVFTLFQSFTKRGYSALRFNFRGVGRSQGTYDKGEGELADAAAALDWLQTHNPNAPVCWIGGVSFGAWIGMQLLMRRPEIDGFVSVSPPANLFDFSFLAPCPSSGLIIHGDKDEVVPQAAVTKLVTKLSHQKDIRIDHRVVPGASHFFVNRTDDLATQVDDYLDKALGNPIAAVAE is encoded by the coding sequence ATGCCTGAAGTGCTCTTCAACGGTCCCGCCGGTCGCCTGGAAGGCCGTTACACCCATGGCAAGCAGCCGAACGCCCCGGTCGCGCTGCTGTTGCACCCGCACCCGCAGCACAATGGGACGATGAACAACAAGGTGGTCTTCACCCTGTTCCAGTCCTTCACCAAGCGCGGTTATTCGGCGCTCCGCTTCAATTTCCGCGGTGTCGGGCGCAGCCAGGGCACCTACGACAAGGGGGAGGGGGAACTGGCCGACGCCGCGGCGGCGCTGGACTGGCTGCAGACCCACAATCCCAACGCGCCGGTCTGCTGGATCGGAGGCGTGTCGTTCGGCGCCTGGATCGGCATGCAGCTGCTGATGCGCCGTCCGGAGATCGACGGCTTCGTCTCGGTCTCGCCGCCGGCCAACCTGTTCGACTTCTCCTTCCTGGCGCCGTGCCCGTCCTCCGGCCTGATCATCCATGGCGACAAGGACGAGGTGGTGCCCCAGGCTGCAGTGACCAAGCTGGTGACCAAGCTGTCGCACCAGAAGGACATCCGCATCGACCACCGCGTGGTCCCCGGTGCCAGCCACTTCTTCGTCAATCGAACCGACGATCTTGCGACGCAGGTCGACGACTATCTGGACAAGGCGCTGGGCAACCCGATCGCGGCGGTGGCGGAGTAA